The genomic window CCTGCCTGTCTATATCGAAGCCGCATTGGTTTACTGGTGTTTCTGCAAAGTGCTGTTCCTGATTCAGGCGCGCTTGGAAAAACGCTTCGACCGCTATGTCGCCAAATAAGGAGAAGCCATGATTAAAATCCGCAATATCCGCAAAACCTTCGGCGAAAACACCATTTTGCGCGGCATCGATTTGGATGTCGGTAAAGGGCAGGTGGTTGTCATCCTCGGACCTTCAGGCTCGGGTAAAACGACGTTTCTGCGCTGCTTAAACGCGCTGGAAATGCCTGAAGACGGACAAATTGAGTTCGACAACGAGCGACCGCTGAAAATCGATTTTTCCAAAAAAATGACAAAGCACGACATCTTGGCATTGCGCCGCAAATCCGGCATGGTGTTCCAACAATACAATCTCTTCCCGCACAAAACCGCGTTGGAAAACGTAATGGAAGGTCCGGTTGCCGTACAAGGCAAACCTGCCGCCCAAGCGCGCGAAGAAGCTTTGAAATTGCTGGAAAAAGTCGGCTTGGGCGACAAGGTTAACCTTTATCCCTACCAGCTTTCCGGCGGTCAGCAACAGCGCGTCGGTATTGCCCGCGCACTGGCGATTCAGCCTGAGCTGATGTTGTTTGACGAACCCACTTCCGCGCTGGATCCCGAATTGGTGCAAGACGTATTGAACGCCATGAAGGAATTGGCGCAAGAAGGCTGGACGATGGTTGTCGTGACCCACGAAATCAAGTTTGCGCTGGAAGTTGCCACTACCGTCGTCGTCATGGACGGCGGCGTCATTGTAGAGCAGGGCAGTCCGAAAGAGTTGTTCGACCACCCTAAACATGAGCGTACGCGGAAATTTCTGCAACAAATCCGTAAAGATTCGGCGGATTATCGACATTAAGCCGTTTCGTTACATCAAAGGTCGTCTGAAAACGGATATAGCGGGTTTCGCTCAAACATCCTCCGTTTTCAGACGACCTTTTTTCATCATGGATTTACATTGAAACGCTACGGCACCAACGAACGGCGACATCACGCTGTTTTCGCTATAAAATACCGCCTTTCCCATTTTTCCGCCCGTCCCTTACCATCATGATTGAAATCAAGAACCTCACCCTGCAACGCGGTTTGAAAGTCCTGCTCGACAAAGCCAACGCCACCGTCAATCCCGGTCAGCGGGTCGGTTTGATCGGTAAAAACGGGACGGGCAAATCCAGCCTGTTTGCCTTAATCAAGGGTGAAATCACGCAGGATGGCGGCGATATTTCGATTCCGAAAAATTGGCGGATGGCTTCCGTTTCCCAAGAAACGCCGGACTTGGACATCTCTGCGTTGGACTACGTTTTACAGGGTGATGCCGAGTTGCAGGCTTTTCAGACGACCTTGGCGCAGGCGGAAGCGCAAAATGACGGCATGAAACAGGCGGAATATCATGCCAAATTGGAAGAAATCGACGCTTATACCGCGCCGGCTCGTGCAGCGAAATTGTTGAATGGGCTGGGTTTTTCGCAAGAAGAACACAGCCGTCCCGTCAAATCCTTTTCAGGCGGCTGGCGTATGCGCCTGAATCTTGCGCAAGCCCTGATTTGCCGCGCCGATTTGCTCTTGCTTGACGAACCGACCAATCACTTGGATCTGGAAACCGTCTTGTGGCTGGAAAACCACCTTGCCTCTTTACCCTGCACGCAAATCATCATTTCCCACGACCGTGACTTCCTCAATGCGGCCACCACCCAAACCATCGAATTGTCCCAGCAAAAGCTCACGCAATACGGCGGCAATTACGATTTTTACCAAAACGAACGCGCGCAACGTTTGGCGCAGCAACAAGCCGCCTATGTCAAACAGCAGGCACAAATCAAACATCTGCAATCCTTTATCGACCGCTTCAAAGCCAAAGCCACCAAAGCCGTTCAAGCGCAAAGCCGTATGAAGGCATTGACGAAGCTCGAGCGCATCGCTCCCGCGCATTTGGACAGCGAGTTTTCCTTTGAGTTTTATAATCCCGACCATCTGCCCAATCCCTTGCTGAAGCTGGAACACGCTGATTTGGGTTACGAAGGCAAAACCGTCCTGCATGACATTACCCTGTCGCTGGAGAGCGGCGCACGTTACGGGCTATTGGGTGTCAACGGCAGCGGTAAGTCTACGTTTATCAAAGCTTTGGCAGGCAAAATCGATTTGCTCTCCGGCAGCATCGTCCGTTCTGAAAAACTCAATATCGGCTATTTTGCCCAACACCAGCTCGACACTATCCGCCCCGACCAAAGCCCTGTTTGGCACATTCAGCAGCTTTCTCCCGAAGTGCGCGAACAAGAAATCCGAAATTTCCTCGGCGGCTTCAACTTTGTCGGCGATATGGCGTTGCAGAAAACCGAACCCTTTTCCGGCGGAGAAAAAGCCCGCCTCGCCCTTGCCATGATTATCTGGCAAAAACCGAATTTGCTGCTGCTTGACGAGCCGACCAACCATTTGGACTTGGATATGCGCCACGCCCTGACGCTCGCGCTGCAAAGTTTCCAAGGTGCCTTAATCGTCGTATCACACGACCGCAGCCTGCTTGAAGCCACTACCGACAGCTTCCTTCTGATTGACAAAGGTCGTCTGAAAAACTTTGACGGCGATTTAAACGATTATCGTCAATGGAGGTTGGCGCAGGAAAACGCCACAACCGCGCCTGCCGCTTCCGCGCAAAGCCAAAACCGCAAAGACACCAAGCGTATCGAAGCACAAATCCGTCAAGAAAAAGCCCGACGCGGCAAGCCGATACAGCAGAAAATCGACAAAGCCGAAAAAGAAATGGCACAGCTTTCCGAAATTCAAACAGCATGTGAAACATTTTTGGCACAAGAAGAAGCCTATTCGGACGAAAATAAAACAAAATTACAACAAACCCTCACACAATTAACAGAAATTAAAGTAAAATTAACACAAATAGAAGAAAACTGGCTTTTGTGGCAGGAGGAGCTAGAGCAAATCCTGACGGAAATCGACGCAGAATTTACACAACTATAAATACTTCGCAGCGAGGGTTTCCGTACTTGCCTTCAGAAGCCGCCAAAAATACAGTTCGGAATGGTCATTTCAGATCGTCGGACTGTATATAGTGGATTAACTTTAAATCAGGACAAGGCGACGAAGCCGCAGACAGTACAGATAGTACGGAACCGATTCACTTGGTGCTTCAGCACCTTAGAGAATCGTTCTCTTTGAGTTAAGGCGAGGCAACGCCGTACTGGTTTAAAGTTAATCCACTATAAAAACAAAAATAGATCGTCTGAAAACTCAAACTACGGAAAACATATGCGTTCACGAATCAAGCAAGGGGCACTTATCGTCGCATCCTCCCTCATTTTGGGCTTATCCCTCCACACCGCAGCAGCCGTCTTCAGCTGCCATTCCGGTAACAGCAAAACCTACACATCCGAACCATCGGGAAACTGCACAGGCGCGGATCTGCCCAAAATCAGCAGCCACCAAGGCGGTGCATACCGTCTGAAAATCAACAAATTAAGTAGCGATACCGAAGAAAAGGCGGCCAAGCCCAAGAAGGCGCGTTCAAAAGAAAAATCGCGGGAAAAGGCGCAAGAGCAAGAGACAAAGAGCAAAAACGCCAAATCACGCGCCAAAAAATCGGATAAAGCCGCAAAAACGTCGTCTGAAAACGAGTGAGGCAATTTTCGCTATAACGAATGAGACGGTTTGGTTTGAAATTAAAAAAGTCAGCCGTCCTATTTGAGAGAATATGCTGGCATTGTTATACTATTACAACTGAATTCAATATCTATCGAACAATTACTTATTCCACATTACGACCTTACCATGAAACAATCATTCCACGCATTGGCAGCTTCATTGCTGATGTTTGCCGCCGCATCAGGCACACAAGCTTCCTCTAAAATCTATACCTGCACAGTCAACGGCGAAGTTGTCTATACTTCGCGCCCATCCTCAAACTGCCATTCGGCAGATTTACCGACCATAGGCAAATACAGCAGCACGCGCTACGATGCTCCCGCTTTAGAAATGCCCGAGCCTGCTGCCGAAGCTCCGTCAAAACGAGCCGGCAACGCAAAACCTGCACCTAAAAATACCGCTAAGGCAAATCCTGCACCTGCGCCCATCCGTCCGGCTCCTGAAGTCGCAGCAACGCCTGCGCCCAAGTCGCCCGGCAGCACTAGCCGCCGTTCGATTTTGGAAACAGAGTTGAGCAACGAGCGTAAAGCATTGGGCGAAGCGCAAAAATCTCTGGCGCAAGCCCGCGTAGCCAAAGGCGGTCATATCAACCAACAGGAAATCAGCAGCCTGCAAAGTACGGTGCTCGACCGCCAGCAAAACATCCAAGCCCTGCAAAGGGAGTTGGGGCGACTGTGATAATTCAGTCAACCGGGTAGAAGATTTAAACTGAATATAAGAAGGACGTTACACTTGTCCTAAATGAAGTTCTATGAAGTCAATCCACGACACAAAAGGTCGTCTGAAAACTGATTTTCCGGTTTTCAGACGACCTTTCCGATTTTTTTGCTTGTTTTTTTTGCTTGTTTAAGGATAAGCAATATAAGCGTAAGCCGAGTGGTTGTGTATCGATTCGAAGTTTTCGCTCTCGACGATGAAGCTTTCGATGCGTCCGTCGGCAATCAGCGCGGTGGCTACGTCGCGCACCATGTCTTCCACGAATTTCGGGTTTTCATAGGCTTTTTCGGTCACGTATTTTTCATCGGGGCGTTTGAGCAGTCCGTAAAGCTGGCAGCTTGCCTGCGCTTCCACGCAGTCGATGATTTCCTCGATACCGACTTCGGCATTGGCGGTCAGGCTGACGGTAACGTGCGAGCGTTGGTTGTGCGCGCCGTATTGGGAAATTTCTTTGGAACACGGACACAAAGAGGTTACGGGTACCATGACTTTCAAATTGTGGCTGTATGCGCCGTTTTTGATTTCGCCCGTCAGGGTAACGTCATAGTCGAGCAGGGATTGGATGCCGGAAACAGGTGCGGATTTTTTGCGGAAGAAGGGGAAGGAAACGCTGATTTTGCCGGAATGAGAGTTTAAAAGGGCAACCATTTCGGCGGTCAGTTTGTGCAGCCTGTCGAAATCCAAAGCCTCGGTTTGTTGCTCCATCAACGCCACGAAGCGCGACATATGCGTGCCTTTTTGGTCGGCGGGCAGGAAAACCGTCATGGTCAGGCGGGCGACGGTGGATTGGCTGCCTTCGGCGGTATTTAAAGTAATCGGGAAGCGCAGGTCTTTGATACCGACCTGGTTAATCGGCAGATTGCGTAAATCGCGGCTGGATTGCACGTCTGCAATGGCGTTCATGCGTTGTTTGTCCTTAATTGTCGGATTGTTGGGGTGTGTGTCGTTTGGAAACGGATTCATGCCGTCCGTTTTGCAAATGCGAGATTATATCACTTGCAAACCGTGTCCGCATTGATTGTTTCTATTTTTCGGATAGTGATAAAATCCTGAATTATTCATATCTTTATAAGGTTGAACCGAGATGAAATTCGCCACCAAAGCCATCCATTCCAGCTACGATTGCGACGAACACAACCGCGCGCTGATGCCGCCGATTTATCAGAACAGTATGTTCGCGCTGCACGAAATCGGCGAGCAGGTTCCCTACCGCTATTCGCGCCTGAGCAATCCGACCCGTCAGGTTTTGGAAGACACGGTTGCCGATTTGGAACGCGGGGCGGCGGGTTTTGCCTTTTCCAGCGGCATGGCGGGCATTGATGCCGTGTGGCGTACATTCCTGCGTCCGGGCGACACCATCGTCGCCGTTGCCGATATTTATGGCGGCGCGTATGACTTGCTGGTTGACGTATATAAAGAGTGGGGCGTGAACGTTGTCTTTGCCGATTTGAGCAACCCCGACCGCTTGGACGAACTGCTTGCCGCGCACAAGGTGAAACTGGTTTGGCTGGAAACCCCGTCCAATCCGCTTTTGAGATTGGTGGACATCAAAACGCTTGCCGCCAAAGCCCACGCCGCCGGCGCATTGGTCGGCATCGACAACACCTTCGCCACGCCGTATCTGCAACAGCCGCTGGAGATGGGCTGCGACATCGTGTTCCACTCCGCCACCAAATACCTTTGCGGACACTCCGACGTATTGATGGGCATCGTCGCTGTCAAAACCAAAGAACTGGCGAAACCGCTGCACGACATGATGGTGCATACCGGCGCGATTGCCGGCCCGATGGACTGCTGGCTGGTGTTGCGCGGCATCAAAACGCTCGCCTTGCGCATGGAGGCGCACTGCAAAAACGCGCTCGACATCGCCCGCCGCCTTGAAGCCCATCCCGCCGTGGAAAAAGTGTTCTATCCCGGCCTGCCGTCTCACGAACATTATGAACTGGCGAAAACCCAAATGCCTAAAGGCATAGGCGGCGTGGTAACGGTTTACCTCAAAAACGACACGCGCGAAGCGGCAAACAGCGTGATTAAAAACATGAAACTGGTCAAAATGGCGTCCAGCCTCGGCGGCGTCGAAAGTCTGGTCAACCATTGCTATTCCCAGTCACACAGCGGCGTGCCGCATGATGTGAAAATGGAAATGGGCATCAAAGTCGGCCTGCTGCGCTTCTCCATCGGCATTGAAGATGCGGACGATATTTGGAACGATATTTCCAAAGCTTTGGATTCGACGCTGTAAAGATAAAGAGGTCGTCTGAAAAGTGCGTAGCGGGTTTCGCTGAAGCGGTTTCAGACGACCTTTTAGCTGACCTCACGTTAGAAAGGCAAAATCATGGAAATCCTGATCCCCACCCTTATGACCGCAATCATTCTGACCGCCTGTACTTCGCCTGCTGAAAAACCGCAGCCGTCCCAACCTGTCACGTCGTCTGAAAAACCATCCGAACCGCGTCAAGCGTCAACGCCGGCTTTGGCAGCGAAATGGTTTGTGGTTTCTTTCGACAAATTCACCGAAAAAGATTTGGCGGGCAGAACGGCTTTTTTGGATTTGAGCAAAATGCCCAAGGCGCATGGCAAGATGGGTTGCAATCATTTGACGCTTCAAGCGCAGGAAGCCGGAGCGGGTAAAATTGATTTTGGTCCGATTGCCACGACGATGATGCTGTGTGAAGACATGAAGCTGGAAGAGGCTTTCTTGAACATGAAAAGCGTGTGGAACTATCGTTTTGACGGCAATGATTTGATTTTGGAGCAAAACGGCAAAACCATGCGCCTGCGCCGTCAGCCGTAAATTTTGAGTTTCAGTTCCGCTTCAAGGTCGTCTGAAAACCGGACAATCAGGTTTTCAGACGACCTTTCTTCAAGCGAACGGGTATAATACCTCTCGTTTCCCATCCCGCACACACAAGGAATCCCATTATGGCAGCCTCGCCCGAAGCCAAGTTTACCGAAGAAAAAGTCTTGTGGATTAAACACCATACGCCCAAACTGATGACTTTTGCCATCAGCCGCCCTGAATCCTACCGCTTCTCGGCGGGGCAGTTTTCGCGGCTCGGGTTTCGCGACGGCGAAGGCTTTATCTGGCGCGCGTATTCCGTCGTGTCCGCCGAATACGCCGACACGCTCGAATATTTTGCCGTTTTGATAGAAGGCGGCCCTATGTCCGCGCGGTTTGCCGCCATGAAAGAGGGCGACACCATACTGCTCGATAAAACCGCTACGGGCTTCCTCCTGCCCGAACGCTTCCCCGACGGCAAGGACTTGGTCATGCTCTGCACCGGTTCGGGCATCGCACCTTTCCTCTCCATCATCGAGCAACCCGAAATCTGGCAGCGTTTCGACCGCTTGATTTTGGCGCACTCAGTTTCTTTCGCCGATGAACTGATTTTCAGACGACGTGTTGAAGCGTTGAAAGACCATCCGCTGATTGGCGAATATTTCCACAAATTCCGCTTCGTCCCCATTACCACGCGCGAGGAAACCGAAGGCGCGTTGAGCGGCAAGCGCATTCCCGAGCTGCTGAAAGACGGCAGCCTCGAAACATACGCGGGATTCAAGTTCACCAAAGCGGACACGCGCTTTATGGTCTGCGGCAATCCCGCCATGGTCAAAGACACGTTCCAAGCCCTGATGGACTTGGGCTTCGCCATGCACCGCAACCGCATCCCCGGCGAAATCATGATGGAAAACGGGTTTTAAGCCCTTTGAAAAAGAAAGGATTTTCCTTGTCCAAACGCAACATTTTCCCCGTCGACAAATCTTTGGAGCAACCCGAACGCGTGATGCTGGTCGGGGTGATGTTGAGTGCGGATTATTCGGGCGCGAACGAAGTGCGCGAGCGGACTTTTCAGACGACCTTGGACGAGGCGGCGGAATTGGTCGCGGCGGCAGGCGGCGAGCTGGTGTTGCGGGAAACCGCCAAGCGCGACAAGGCGCATACGGCTTATTTCGTCGGCACGGGTAAGGCGGAAGAGCTGGCGGCGGCGGTGAAGCTGCACGACATCGGCTTGGCGGTGTTCAACCATGAATTGACGCCGACGCAGGAGCGCAATTTGGAGAAAATCCTGCAATGCCGCGTCCTCGACCGCGTGGGTTTGATTTTGGCGATTTTTGCCAAGCGCGCCCAATCGCAAGAGGGGAAATTGCAGGTGGAGCTGGCGCAGTTGAACCATTTGAGCGGGCGGCTGGTGCGCGGCTACGGGCATTTGCAGAGCCAGAAGGGCGGCATCGGCCTGAAAGGGCCGGGCGAGACGCAGTTGGAAACCGACCGCCGCTTAATCGGGCAGAAAATCACGGCGTTGAAAAAACAGTTGGCGCAAGTGAAAAAACAACGTGCCACGCGCCGAAAATCGCGGATGGAGGGTCGTCTGAAAACCTTTGCCATCGTCGGTTATACCAACGCGGGCAAGTCCAGCCTGTTCAACCGTCTGACCAAGGCGGACGTGTTGGCGAAAGACCAGCTTTTTGCCACGCTGGATACGACGGCGCGGCGTTTGTTCCTGTCGCACGAGGCGGGCGTGATTCTGACGGATACGGTCGGTTTCGTCCGCGATTTACCGCACAAGCTGGTGTCGGCGTTTTCGGCGACGCTGGAGGAAACGGCTTTGGCGGACGTGCTGCTGCACGTCGTCGATGCGTCCAATCCCGATTTCGAGCGGCAGATGGGCGATGTGAATGTGGTTTTGGAGGAAATCGGCGCGCATGAAGTGCCGCAGCTTGTCGTGTACAACAAAATCGACCTGCTGCCGGAAGGCGTACGCGGGGCGGGCGTGTTGCGGGACAATTCGGGACGCGCCGTCGGCGTGAATATTTCGGTTGCGAAAAGTCTGGGCTTGGACGCTTTGCGCGAGGCGATGATTGAACGGGCATTGGAAAACGGCGGGAAGAGGTCGTCTGAAAACTTTGAGTCCGAATAAAAACAAGGTGTTTTGACTGCCGTTGTTTCTCAATGGGAAGGACGGCGGGCGGATTTCGATTTCGATCATTGTTTGCCGCCGCGTGTTTCAAGAGGTCGTCTGAAAAAAATAAAGGCCGTTTGGAAAACAAAGATAAATCAGGGAGGGTTTATCTTTATTCCAAACGGCCGTTTAAAAGGTTTCCCGCTTAGTGGGGGAGGAGGCGGCGTTTTTTCAAAACGTTTTCGTAAATCATCCATGCCGCCAAGCTCAGGTAGGCGACGCTGGACAGGATGCCGATAACGGCAAAAATAGGTAGCAGGCGGTCAATCATGATGTTTTCCCGAGTAAGAAGTTAATGAAAAATTTTGTGTAAAAGCGTAATGTTTTGTATTTTTTATTGTACTGTTTGTACGGAATATGCGTGTAGTATGCAGCTTCAAATCGAGTCGGTCAACAAAAATGTATGGTGTTTTTTTAAAAAAGTTCCTTTTTTACATTAAAATAATCGGTAAATTCGACCGATATGCGGTATGGTATGGCAACCGTTCGTCTATCGATAAAAGGATATATCATTGAAAAATATAAATAAATAATATAAAAATATGCAAATTGTTTTAAAATAAACGTTTTGTAAAATATTTTTAAAAATCTGCTGAAAAGCGACACTTTAATAAAGTTTACATTTTTAAACATTTCAAATCCAAGTTTCAAGCGGCAAACCATCTGCCGGCACACCATCAGGCACATATTATGAATCAAACGGAAAGAACCTGTTTCCATTGCGGTCTGGAAGTCCCCGAACACCTCCATTTGACCGTCCGCTACGAAAATGAAGACCATGAAACCTGCTGCGCGGGTTGTCAGGCGGTGGCACAGAGCATTATTGATGCAGGTTTAGGCAATTATTACAAACAGCGTACCGCCGATGCGGAAAAATCCGAATTGCCGCCGCCGGAAGTGTTGTCGCAACTGAAATTGTATGATTTGCCCGAAGTGCAGGCGGATTTTGTCGAGGTCGGGGAAGGGGATGAACGCGAGGCGGTGTTGATGCTGGGCGGCATTACCTGCGCGGCGTGCGTATGGCTGATTGAGCAACAGCTTTTGCGGACGGCGGGCGTGGTGCGCGTGGATTTGAATTACAGTACGCACCGCTGCCGCGTGGTGTGGGACGAGGGCAAAATCGCGCTGTCGGACATTCTTTTGAAAATCCGCAAAACGGGTTATACCGCCGCGCCTTATGATGCGCAAAAAGTCGAGGCGCAGGCGCAGAAAGAGCGCAAACAGTTTATCGTCAGGCTGGCGGTGGCGGGTTTGGGTATGATGCAGACGATGATGTTTGCCGTGCCGACTTATCTTTACGGCGGCGACATTGAGCCGCTGTTTTTGGAAATCCTGCACTGGGGCGGCTTTTTGATGGTGCTGCCTGTCGTGTTTTACAGCGCGTTGCCGTTTTACCGCGGCGCATGGCGCGATTGGAAAAACCGCCGCGTCGGCATGGATACGCCGATTGCGATTGCGGTCGTGATGACCTTTGTCGCGGGTATTTACAGTCTCGCCGTCAACGCGGGGCAGGGGATGTATTTCGAATCCATCGCCATGCTGCTGTTTTTCCTGTTGGGCGGGCGGTTTATGGAACAAATCGCAAGGCGCAGGGCAGGAGATGCGGCGGAGCGGCTGGTGAAACTTGTTCCCGCGTTCTGCCACCGCCTTCCGTCTTATCCCGACAGCGAGGAAATCGAAGAAGCGGCGGTTGTACAGCTTCAGGCGGGCGACGTGATCGTCGTCAAACCCGGCGAAGTCATTCCTGTGGACGGCACGGTGTTGTCCGGCGAGAGCGAAGTGGACGAAGCCATGTTGACGGGTGAGAGCCTGCCCGTCGTCAAAAGGTCGTCTGAAAACGTTACTGCAGGCACGCTCAATACGGGCAGCCCGCTTGTTATCCGAACCGACCGCACCGGCAACAACACGCGCCTGTTGCACATCGTCAAACTGCTCGACCGTGCGCTCGCCCAAAAACCGCGCGCCGCCGAGCTTGCCGAGAAATACGCCTCCAGTTTCGTGTTTGGCGAGCTGCTGTTTGCCGTACCCGTTTTCATCGGCTGGACATGGTATGCCGACGCACAAACCGCCTTGTGGATTACCGTCGCGCTGCTGGTCATTACTTGCCCGTGCGCACTTTCGCTTGCCACGCCGACCGCGCTTGCCGCCTCCACAGGCGCGCTTGCCGACGACGGCGTGTTAATCAGCGGTAAACAAAGCCTCGAAACGCTCGCCCAAATCGACGATGTCGTGTTCGACAAAACCGGCACGCTGACCAAAGGACAACTGTCCGTCAGCCGAATCATCCCCTTAGGTCGTCTGAAAACAGCAGAAGCGCTCGCCGCCGCACAAGCCCTGGAGCAACAATCCGAACACCCCATCGCCCGCGCCATCTTGAACCACACGCTTTCAGACGACCCCGCCCCTGCGCCAGAATACATAGTCTCCCAACGCGTCAACCGCATCGGACAAGGCGTCAGTGCGCAAATGACTTATAAAGACGAAACCCAAGTTTGGGCATTGGGACGCGCCGATTTCGTCGCCGGAATAGCCGGCGTGTTGCCTGACCAAGCCGCCAACATCGAACACGCAGGCAGCATGGTGTTCCTCGGCAACCAAAGCGGATTCCAAGCCGTCTTCCTGCTCGAAGACCAAATCAAAGACAGCGCCGCCGCCATGCTCGACACCCTCAAACAACAAGGCATCCGCACCCACCTACTCAGCGGTGACCGCACAAATGCCGTCGCACAAGTTGCGCAGGCGCTCGGTTTAGACACCTACCGCGCCGAAGCCTCGCCCGAAGACAAACTCGCCTATGTTGAAGACTTGCAGAAACAGGGCAAAAAAGTTTTGATGGTCGGCGACGGCATCAACGATGCCCCTGTCCTCGCCCAAGCCGACGTATCCGCCGCCGTTGCAGCAGGCGCCGATGTCGCACGCGACGGCGCCGATCTGGTCTTGCTCAACGACGACTTGAACATCCTGCCCGCCACCATCGCCCAAGCTCGCCGCACACGCGAAATCATCCGCCAAAACCTCGCCTGGGCAAGCGCATACAACATCATCGCCGTCCCGCTCGCCGTCTTAGGCTACGTCAAACCCTGGATCGCCGCATTAGGCATGAGCATCAGCTCGCTGTTTGTCGTGGGCAATGCGTTGAGGCTGTTGAAGAAGAGGAAATAGGTGGTTTCGGAAGGGAGGGGTCGTCTGAAAAACCGGATTTTGGGTTTTCAGACGACGTTTTTAT from Neisseria sp. DTU_2020_1000833_1_SI_GRL_NUU_006 includes these protein-coding regions:
- a CDS encoding heavy metal translocating P-type ATPase; amino-acid sequence: MNQTERTCFHCGLEVPEHLHLTVRYENEDHETCCAGCQAVAQSIIDAGLGNYYKQRTADAEKSELPPPEVLSQLKLYDLPEVQADFVEVGEGDEREAVLMLGGITCAACVWLIEQQLLRTAGVVRVDLNYSTHRCRVVWDEGKIALSDILLKIRKTGYTAAPYDAQKVEAQAQKERKQFIVRLAVAGLGMMQTMMFAVPTYLYGGDIEPLFLEILHWGGFLMVLPVVFYSALPFYRGAWRDWKNRRVGMDTPIAIAVVMTFVAGIYSLAVNAGQGMYFESIAMLLFFLLGGRFMEQIARRRAGDAAERLVKLVPAFCHRLPSYPDSEEIEEAAVVQLQAGDVIVVKPGEVIPVDGTVLSGESEVDEAMLTGESLPVVKRSSENVTAGTLNTGSPLVIRTDRTGNNTRLLHIVKLLDRALAQKPRAAELAEKYASSFVFGELLFAVPVFIGWTWYADAQTALWITVALLVITCPCALSLATPTALAASTGALADDGVLISGKQSLETLAQIDDVVFDKTGTLTKGQLSVSRIIPLGRLKTAEALAAAQALEQQSEHPIARAILNHTLSDDPAPAPEYIVSQRVNRIGQGVSAQMTYKDETQVWALGRADFVAGIAGVLPDQAANIEHAGSMVFLGNQSGFQAVFLLEDQIKDSAAAMLDTLKQQGIRTHLLSGDRTNAVAQVAQALGLDTYRAEASPEDKLAYVEDLQKQGKKVLMVGDGINDAPVLAQADVSAAVAAGADVARDGADLVLLNDDLNILPATIAQARRTREIIRQNLAWASAYNIIAVPLAVLGYVKPWIAALGMSISSLFVVGNALRLLKKRK